In a single window of the Mugil cephalus isolate CIBA_MC_2020 chromosome 6, CIBA_Mcephalus_1.1, whole genome shotgun sequence genome:
- the LOC125009219 gene encoding interferon-induced protein with tetratricopeptide repeats 2-like, which yields FVISATQSQPTLESKLEALQSHFTWDLNSSRSKLFKLRDVLQDIGTNEGNSWLGHIYNLQGFIHYQLGFIDEAKSFFSRATEAFHQVRNTVSDGPWLVVNYGNLAWMHHHLGEQAESERYLSKVHALMKEYPSPSEDELDPEIYAERAWTLMKFSPDKKQLAADYFQRAIRMQPDRVEWQTSRVLALVSVCKHPRNESGVDILEEMKKAKERDPENLYLAALYLEECADRGTNIKEEAHELAERILSRPVSSYNGFTPLLRLYRRFSMDKGINFVEEALKRHPDERYFKRCAAVCYRDKILSPEKFLLKLSMINRAISLCEDVISLYPDSSLKMVITLANLYAKAKRQDEGDQKFKDLLKRDLEDKEKQMIYNGYAKFSYFSLKKEQESIKYHMMAAEIPQESSFRKDSIRNLEKIRDRNCNRREIEEFLAKLQH from the coding sequence tttgtcatcaGTGCTACTCAGAGTCAGCCAACGCTGGAGTCCAAGCTGGAGGCCCTTCAGAGCCACTTCACCTGGGATCTGAACTCCAGCAGGTCCAAACTATTTAAGCTCAGAGATGTACTACAGGACATTGGCACCAATGAAGGAAACAGCTGGCTGGGTCACATTTACAACCTGCAGGGGTTCATCCACTATCAGCTGGGCTTCATTGACGAGGCCAAGAGCTTCTTCAGCAGGGCCACTGAGGCCTTCCACCAGGTGAGGAACACAGTCTCAGATGGTCCCTGGTTGGTGGTAAACTACGGGAACCTGGCTTGGATGCACCACCACCTGGGAGAACAAGCAGAGAGTGAGCGTTACCTGTCAAAGGTCCATGCCCTGATGAAGGAGTACCCATCTCCATCTGAGGACGAGCTGGATCCAGAGATCTACGCTGAAAGGGCCTGGACCCTGATGAAGTTCTCTCCAGACAAAAAGCAGCTGGCTGCAGATTACTTCCAGAGagccatcaggatgcagccagacaggGTGGAGTGGCAGACCAGCCGAGTGTTAGCATTAGTAAGTGTCTGTAAACACCCTAGAAATGAGTCGGGGGTTGACATCttggaagaaatgaaaaaagccaaagaacGTGATCCAGAGAACTTGTACCTTGCTGCTCTTTACCTTGAGGAATGTGCTGATAGAGGAACAAACATTAAAGAAGAAGCACATGAGTTGGCCGAAAGGATTTTAAGTAGACCAGTTAGCAGCTACAATGGGTTCACACCATTACTGAGGCTGTACAGACGCTTTTCTATGGATAAAGGTATTAATTTTGTAGAGGAGGCTCTGAAGAGACATCCAGATGAGCGTTACTTCAAGAGATGTGCTGCGGTCTGCTACAGAGACAAGATCTTATCTCCAGAGAAGTTTCTTCTGAAACTCAGCATGATCAACAGAGCCATTAGTCTCTGTGAGGATGTCATTTCTCTCTATCCTGATTCTTCACTCAAAATGGTAATAACTCTTGCAAACTTATATGCAAAAGCCAAACGCCAAGATGAAGGGGACCAGAAATTCAAAGATCTGCTAAAAAGAGAcctggaagacaaagagaaacagatgatTTACAACGGCTATGCAAAGTTTTCATATTTCAGCCTAAAGAAGGAACAAGAGTCGATAAAATACCACATGATGGCAGCAGAGATACCACAAGAATCCTCCTTCAGGAAGGACAGCATCAGGAACCTGGAGAAgatcagagacagaaactgtAACCGAAGAGAAATAGAGGAGTTTCTGGCCAAACTGCAGCACTGA